One Brassica napus cultivar Da-Ae unplaced genomic scaffold, Da-Ae ScsIHWf_156;HRSCAF=284, whole genome shotgun sequence genomic region harbors:
- the LOC125597876 gene encoding uncharacterized protein At3g27210-like — MGSSSSSLNKSPFRTDNMVTPESPTKDISSVEKNDAVVSIVSNSSPSTKKTFESPRKSTTSIPPVTSPAVKSRWSFSSSKKSFGSKDETFFDTQQWLQSDSDDDFHSVNGDFTPSRGNTPKCSFSDRPPRIQSLRFQDKKSSRGSSPAPRPRRKKLGELFRDSIRERPEESSGASSALSSPYLSVANSGEFSKAAIEDAGVKEQKKSNRQHHRCLPSFFMWWKFHGEEEEDEL, encoded by the exons ATGGGTTCGTCTTCGTCGTCGCTTAACAAGTCTCCGTTTAGAACAGACAATATGGTAACACCAGAATCTCCCACGAAGGATATTAGTTCAGTGGAGAAAAACGACGCGGTCGTCTCGATCGTATCTAATTCGTCTCCTTCTACCAAGAAAACCTTCG AATCGCCGAGAAAGAGTACAACATCGATTCCTCCGGTGACTTCTCCGGCTGTCAAATCACGGTGgtcgttttcttcttctaagaAAAGCTTCG GAAGTAAAGATGAAACCTTCTTCGATACGCAACAATGGCTCCAATCTGACTCCGACGATGATTTCCACAGCGTTAATGGCG ATTTCACTCCATCGCGTGGAAACACTCCAAAGTGCAGCTTCTCGGACAGGCCTCCTCGTATCCAAAGCCTTAGATTCCAAGACAAGAAGTCTTCTCGTGGCTCTTCTCCAGCGCCAAGACCGAGGAGGAAGAAGCTTGGTGAGCTTTTCAGAGATAGTATTAGAGAACGACCAGAGGAAAGCTCAGGAGCGTCATCAGCTCTAAGCTCTCCTTACCTCTCAGTTGCAAACTCAGGCGAGTTCAGCAAGGCCGCCATTGAAGACGCTGGTGTGAAGGAACAGAAGAAGTCCAACAGGCAGCATCATCGATGTCTTCCTAGTTTCTTCATGTGGTGGAAGTTTCAtggagaggaggaagaagatgagctCTGA